In one Echinicola marina genomic region, the following are encoded:
- a CDS encoding glycoside hydrolase family 3 N-terminal domain-containing protein, producing the protein MQIFNRLTLCSLCFSLTSLGALGQKANIYHKDWIDFNKNGQKDIFEDPNQYIERRVEDLLSQMTLEEKTCQTATLYGYKRVLADELPTKEWKNEIWKDGIANIDEQLNGLKETPYSYPFSKHAEAINTIQRWFIEETRLGIPVDFTNEAIHGLNHDHATPLPAPISIGSTWNKKLVRQAGSIAGREAKALGYTNIYAPILDLARDPRWGRVLECYGEEPFHVASMGQQMVEGIQSQGLGATLKHYAVYSVPKGGRDGYARTDPHVAPREMHQLHLFPYRKIIKESKPVGVMSSYNDWDGVPVSASYYFLTELLRHQFGFNGYVVSDSEAVEFVHSKHHVAVDYKDAVRQVAEAGLNVRTHFTPPQDYILPLRELVKEGRLSMETLDRNVADVLRVKFQLGLFDAPYVKDPKAADKIVAAPDTEDFVLNMARESLVLLKNEADLLPLKLNSLNNILVTGPLAEDESVYVSRYGPQNLENINIPEGIQQYVGDAAKVNYEKGCEVVDENWPESEIIPTPLSDREKDDIQKAVIKAQDADVVIAVLGQDEKRCGESKSRTGLGLPGRQLQLLQALKETGKPIVLVLINGQPLTINWENRYIPAILEAWFPNAKGGQAVAETLFGDYNPGGKLPVTFPKSLGQIELNFPFKPGSHAGQPGAGPNGYGNTAVIGPLYPFGYGLSYTSFSYANLNISPDKQYQQGQITVSADITNSGKMKGDEVVQLYIRDKVSSVTTYVSQLRGFERVTLEPGETKTVTFSIGPDDLEILDKNMNWTVEPGSFEVLLGSSSEDIRLQKEFEIIK; encoded by the coding sequence ATGCAAATATTTAATAGGTTAACACTGTGTTCCCTCTGTTTCAGCTTAACTAGCCTTGGTGCCCTGGGACAAAAAGCCAATATTTATCACAAAGATTGGATTGATTTCAATAAAAACGGTCAAAAGGATATTTTCGAGGACCCCAATCAATATATTGAACGACGTGTCGAGGACCTATTGAGCCAAATGACATTAGAGGAAAAGACATGCCAAACGGCCACCTTATATGGCTATAAAAGGGTACTGGCAGATGAATTACCCACCAAAGAATGGAAAAATGAAATATGGAAAGATGGCATAGCCAATATTGATGAGCAGCTCAATGGCCTAAAAGAAACACCATATTCTTACCCTTTCAGTAAGCATGCAGAGGCCATTAATACTATTCAGCGTTGGTTCATCGAAGAAACCCGCCTGGGGATTCCCGTAGATTTTACCAACGAAGCCATTCACGGATTAAATCATGACCATGCGACCCCACTACCTGCTCCCATATCGATTGGGAGTACTTGGAACAAAAAACTGGTAAGACAAGCAGGAAGCATCGCTGGTAGGGAAGCCAAAGCATTGGGCTACACTAATATATACGCTCCAATCCTTGACTTGGCCAGAGATCCGAGATGGGGACGCGTATTGGAGTGTTACGGTGAAGAGCCTTTCCATGTAGCATCAATGGGACAACAAATGGTAGAAGGAATTCAGTCCCAAGGTTTAGGAGCTACTCTAAAACACTACGCAGTATATAGTGTACCAAAGGGAGGCAGAGATGGCTATGCCAGAACCGATCCCCATGTAGCTCCCAGAGAAATGCACCAGTTACACCTTTTCCCCTATCGCAAAATCATCAAAGAATCCAAGCCTGTAGGGGTAATGAGCAGCTATAACGACTGGGATGGAGTACCCGTCAGTGCCAGTTATTATTTCCTTACAGAACTGCTCAGGCATCAATTTGGCTTCAACGGATATGTTGTGTCAGACAGTGAGGCAGTGGAATTTGTGCACAGCAAACATCACGTAGCAGTCGATTACAAAGATGCCGTCCGCCAAGTGGCAGAAGCGGGCCTGAATGTACGAACCCATTTTACTCCACCACAGGATTATATTCTTCCCCTCAGAGAATTGGTCAAGGAAGGACGCCTCTCGATGGAAACCTTGGACAGAAACGTAGCTGACGTCCTCAGGGTGAAATTCCAATTGGGGCTTTTTGATGCGCCCTATGTAAAAGACCCAAAAGCCGCGGACAAAATAGTGGCCGCTCCTGATACGGAAGACTTTGTTTTAAACATGGCACGTGAATCACTCGTGCTACTTAAAAATGAAGCAGACCTATTGCCATTGAAATTAAATTCTCTCAACAATATTTTGGTTACAGGACCACTAGCTGAAGATGAAAGTGTCTATGTAAGTCGCTATGGCCCACAAAATCTTGAAAATATCAATATACCGGAAGGCATCCAGCAGTATGTCGGGGATGCCGCTAAGGTAAATTATGAAAAAGGTTGTGAAGTGGTGGATGAGAACTGGCCTGAAAGTGAGATCATTCCTACTCCCCTGAGCGATAGAGAAAAAGATGACATCCAAAAAGCAGTGATAAAAGCCCAGGATGCCGATGTAGTAATTGCAGTACTAGGACAAGATGAAAAACGCTGTGGAGAGAGCAAATCCCGCACGGGGTTAGGCTTACCAGGAAGGCAGTTGCAACTACTTCAAGCCCTAAAGGAAACAGGCAAACCAATCGTGCTTGTCCTTATCAATGGACAACCGCTGACCATTAATTGGGAAAACAGGTATATCCCTGCCATCTTAGAAGCATGGTTTCCGAATGCAAAAGGAGGGCAAGCAGTGGCAGAAACACTATTTGGAGACTATAATCCTGGAGGCAAACTTCCGGTAACATTTCCGAAAAGCCTGGGCCAAATAGAACTTAACTTCCCGTTTAAGCCTGGCTCCCATGCAGGACAGCCCGGAGCTGGCCCCAATGGTTATGGAAACACCGCCGTCATCGGCCCCCTATATCCCTTTGGCTATGGTCTGAGTTACACCTCTTTTTCTTATGCTAATCTCAATATTAGCCCCGATAAGCAGTATCAACAAGGTCAGATTACTGTAAGTGCCGATATTACCAATTCCGGAAAAATGAAAGGTGATGAAGTAGTCCAGCTTTATATCAGAGACAAAGTCAGCAGCGTAACCACCTATGTCAGCCAGTTAAGGGGC